The Malus sylvestris chromosome 12, drMalSylv7.2, whole genome shotgun sequence genome contains a region encoding:
- the LOC126592729 gene encoding transcription repressor OFP13-like, which translates to MGKKMKLPFLSKNTSELSRSSSSSSSPWPWPSCAQTRTLSFRTGNDIFKTINSAYFDTTNPTTDLVLVDSTPNSFFTNSSSDKCPIFSTASEDSRGGGGEDAIESVIKGLRSERLFFEPTGQTSSVLVETKEAAAAAAATADDGGDGVNNVIPFKESVALSIDSPDPIVDFRKSMEEMVEAHGLKDWENLEELLCWYLRVNGKSNHGYIVGAFVDLLVGLAFTTTSSKSCSCIINSPSSPFSNFYNSITTSSSSLSSSSSSATTPCVSSVEEESESTATTPCLSSLLEGEEDQIK; encoded by the coding sequence ATGGGGAAGAAAATGaagctcccttttctctccAAGAACACATCAGAACTATCaagatcttcatcttcttcttcctccccatGGCCTTGGCCTTCTTGTGCTCAAACCAGAACCCTTTCTTTCAGAACAGGCAATGATATCTTCAAGACCATAAACTCAGCCTACTTTGACACCACAAACCCTACAACAGATTTGGTGTTGGTGGATAGCACACCGAACTCGTTCTTCACCAACTCATCATCTGACAAGTGTCCCATCTTCTCCACCGCCTCTGAAGACTCACGAGGCGGTGGAGGAGAAGACGCAATAGAGAGTGTGATTAAAGGGTTGAGGTCAGAGAGGCTCTTCTTTGAGCCAACTGGTCAGACAAGCTCTGTGTTAGTTGAGACCAAggaggcggcggcggcggcggcagcAACAGCtgatgatggtggtgatggggttaataatgttattccatTCAAGGAGAGTGTGGCTTTGTCAATTGACTCACCAGACCCGATTGTGGATTTCAGAAAATCTATGGAGGAAATGGTGGAAGCTCATGGCTTGAAGGATTGGGAGAATCTTGAGGAGCTTTTGTGTTGGTATTTGAGGGTAAATGGTAAAAGCAACCATGGCTATATTGTTGGAGCTTTTGTCGATCTCTTGGTAGGTCTTGCATTTACTACTACCAGTAGTAAATCTTGTTCTTGTATTATTaactctccttcttctcctttctCTAATTTTTACAATAGTATTACTACTTCTTCTTCGTCGTTGTCGTCATCGTCTTCTTCTGCGACTACTCCTTGTGTTTCCTCCGTAGAAGAAGAGTCTGAAAGTACTGCTACTACTCCATGTTTATCTTCATTGTTAGAAGGTGAAGAAGACCAGAttaaataa